The Schistocerca piceifrons isolate TAMUIC-IGC-003096 chromosome 5, iqSchPice1.1, whole genome shotgun sequence genome has a segment encoding these proteins:
- the LOC124799180 gene encoding uncharacterized protein LOC124799180, with protein sequence MTLRVPIGSDRFITFVSAYAPTLDSDDITKNQFYHQLNSTLSKIPIQDKLILLGDFNARVGRDNRFWRDVMGKQGVGNCNANGLLLLGLCAEHELFISNTQFRLRNRYKTTWMHPRSKHWHLIDYVITRQRDKKDILITKAALNIDECWTDHRLLVSRLRVPKDRKPRSHFSNPPRRKFNISNLNNRNVRSHFQDILSEQLSKAPATTDDAEQEWTTLKNIIKETAENVVGCSARKRSDWFDDNHGEIQAIINAKRDAYLSLAQDPSCAEKKAHFQELKQKCQSEIRVIKNKWWQQKATELLNLSDARNLRGFYAGIKELYGPIRSSSGALKAADNSTILTESQDILNRWKEHFSSLLNSPSTAAGDFLKNVPQHPPKPWLADPPTFQEFCKALKSVKPGKAPGPDSIPMELIEGGGLPLKTRLFSLIILMWETRKQPDGLLQAPS encoded by the exons atgactcttagagtacccattggttcagacagattcatcaccttcgtctctgcatatgctcctactttagacagtgatgatatcacaaagaatcagttctaccaccaactgaacagtactctctctaaaatacccatccaagataaattaattttacttggtgatttcaatgccagagtgggaagggacaaccgtttttggagagatgtcatgggtaaacaaggggtgggaaactgcaatgcaaatgggttgctacttcttggtctatgtgctgagcacgagcttttcatctccaatacccaattccgtttgcgtaaccgctataagaccacatggatgcacccacgctccaaacattggcatcttatagactacgttattacgcgacagcgtgacaagaaagacattctcatcacaaaagcagcactaaacatcgatgagtgctggacggaccatagacttttagtcagccgtttgagagtaccaaaggatcgcaagccacgatcccacttttcaaacccaccacgcagaaaattcaacattAGCAACCTGAACAACAGaaacgttcgctcacacttccaagacatactgtctgaacaacttagcaaagctccagcaaccacagatgacgccgaacaagaatggaccacattaaagaacatcatcaaagaaactgctgagaatgttgttggttgtagtgcacggaaaagaagtgactggtttgatgacaaccacggagaaatccaagctatcatcaatgcaaagcgggatgcttacctatcccttgctcaagatccatcctgcgcagaaaagaaagcacactttcaagaactcaagcagaaatgtcaaagtgaaatacgagtaatcaagaacaaatggtggcaacagaaagccacagaactcctaaatctttctgatgcaaggaacctgcgtggcttttacgctggtattaaagagctgtatggacctatccgatcctcatcaggagcactgaaagctgctgacaactccaccattcttactgaaagtcaggacatcttaaatcgttggaaagagcacttcagctcactgttaaacagcccttctactgccgctggagattttctcaaaaatgtcccacagcaccctccaaaaccctggctggctgatcctccaacttttcaagaattttgcaaggcactcaagagtgtgaaacctgggaaggctcctggacctgacagcatcccgatggagcttattgagggtggcggcttgcctctaaaaactagactcttctcacttattatattaatgtgggaaacccgcaag CAGCCAGACGGCCTTCTCCAGGCGCCGAGTTGA